A part of Paenibacillus donghaensis genomic DNA contains:
- a CDS encoding DUF5050 domain-containing protein: MNKVVFIILAGIVLLTGCGGVNNAEPIDKQIEETVESQSIEYVKEGSFRDGQHYGFDVNNNLFLADELVLDNVKEVYYGDADGYFLILTNSGELYGLGQSIYGVLGNGHGGYQSTNDYDNYIETTPYKIMEQVDTFSAVRKNVLALTKSGDLYGWGINTSGEVGNGESSLSARSEIIKPVLEPTLIMNKIKEFKLGEEENNYYNVLAVTDLDELYVWGRARNVLEMGTGKGWEAGVQLFSPQKRADNVISYEMQGNGVFVTLADGKSYLLNDTNVNNTTGNPDYLFSSEDILWDVNKGNSQTNLVNRSRLVEYDGWIYQNYRGRLARVRIDGSDFEELLDMKGQYKLIENFSAIDNKVYFLAKDDHDDSSGLLLSYDIQTQKLSRYGMTYFYAVTKDEVILCDKDVSGLRIRKINNPSPTSSPDTIYKYERTINSFDFNDEGDLFLHSGLSILEQHDSDATVEKWESEGVTDFQITGDWIYFIKNNAVFRMKKDKSERSQVIFGEPVFNANGDFFYYVSDNDIYRLKVGSEDEPVKLNKDTIQSNVQYIYLLPSGLYFSDGFYYKLNFDGTIVNLWP; the protein is encoded by the coding sequence GTGAATAAGGTAGTTTTTATAATTCTTGCTGGTATTGTGTTATTGACCGGTTGCGGGGGGGTTAATAATGCAGAACCTATTGATAAGCAAATTGAAGAAACTGTTGAATCACAATCTATAGAATATGTAAAAGAAGGTTCCTTCAGGGATGGGCAACATTATGGATTTGATGTGAATAACAATTTATTCTTGGCAGATGAGCTTGTTCTGGATAATGTAAAAGAAGTTTACTATGGAGATGCTGATGGTTATTTCTTGATTTTGACCAATTCGGGAGAGCTTTACGGACTAGGCCAATCCATTTACGGTGTCCTTGGAAACGGGCATGGTGGATATCAATCGACTAATGATTATGATAATTACATCGAAACTACGCCTTACAAAATCATGGAACAAGTGGATACATTCTCTGCTGTACGAAAAAATGTATTGGCTCTTACAAAATCAGGCGATTTATACGGTTGGGGAATAAATACGAGCGGTGAAGTCGGAAATGGTGAGAGCTCTCTCAGCGCACGTTCGGAAATCATCAAACCGGTGTTGGAACCAACTTTAATTATGAATAAAATAAAAGAGTTCAAACTCGGGGAAGAAGAGAACAATTATTATAATGTTCTTGCAGTGACGGATTTAGATGAACTTTATGTCTGGGGACGTGCGAGAAATGTATTGGAAATGGGAACAGGTAAGGGCTGGGAAGCAGGTGTGCAACTCTTTTCTCCTCAAAAGCGTGCGGATAACGTCATATCTTACGAAATGCAGGGAAATGGTGTTTTTGTAACATTAGCTGATGGTAAGAGTTATCTTCTCAACGATACTAATGTTAATAATACAACCGGGAATCCTGATTATCTCTTTAGTTCAGAGGATATTTTGTGGGATGTAAACAAGGGCAACAGTCAAACGAATCTGGTAAACCGGAGCAGATTAGTTGAATATGATGGATGGATTTATCAAAATTATCGTGGAAGATTGGCTAGGGTTCGGATAGATGGAAGTGATTTTGAAGAATTGCTAGATATGAAAGGGCAATATAAGTTAATTGAAAATTTTAGTGCTATTGATAATAAAGTCTATTTTCTTGCCAAAGATGATCATGATGACAGTTCCGGTTTGTTACTTAGTTACGATATTCAAACACAGAAACTGAGCAGGTATGGAATGACTTATTTTTATGCAGTAACGAAAGATGAAGTGATTCTCTGTGATAAGGATGTGAGTGGACTTAGGATAAGGAAGATTAACAATCCTTCCCCAACGAGTAGCCCTGACACCATTTATAAATATGAAAGGACGATTAATTCGTTTGACTTTAATGATGAGGGAGATCTGTTTTTGCATTCTGGCCTTTCAATTCTGGAACAACACGATTCTGATGCTACCGTAGAGAAGTGGGAATCCGAGGGTGTCACAGACTTTCAAATTACCGGAGACTGGATATATTTTATAAAAAACAATGCAGTTTTCCGCATGAAAAAAGATAAAAGTGAACGAAGCCAAGTTATATTCGGGGAACCTGTGTTCAATGCAAACGGCGACTTCTTCTACTATGTATCAGATAATGATATTTACCGTTTAAAAGTTGGCAGTGAGGACGAACCTGTCAAACTTAATAAAGATACAATTCAATCTAATGTTCAATATATTTATTTATTACCAAGCGGGTTATATTTCTCTGATGGATTCTATTACAAGTTGAATTTTGATGGGACAATCGTAAATTTATGGCCTTGA
- a CDS encoding copper amine oxidase N-terminal domain-containing protein, with protein sequence MLKLRLNKSLVLVLLFSLLLNAMVATVFTFDGVAEAAESKVEATIIINGTQQSFSQPAVVIKGVTMVPMRAIFEKLGATILFNQQSKEVTATKGSTTIKITIDSKIAYVNGKIQTLTTKAQTLNNVTIVPLRFVSEALGANVGWDASTLTVNISDQSISDPSSAKSTESSYTDRTGRVVTKGIDLNIAYNNNGLVIPSFTLQLRSFEGNVINTVEVSGRNFNKDMQQYEVKFPVKEYRLGDKFQIYLLKAETNIHSLVILRNTFIDEDYLSSQTELKVGNFFPLTIVAVDYEIDEKGTLGLELDPSEHLPIDGYLKIN encoded by the coding sequence ATGTTGAAATTAAGACTAAATAAATCCCTTGTTCTAGTATTACTCTTTTCTTTATTATTGAATGCGATGGTAGCTACGGTCTTCACATTTGATGGAGTGGCTGAGGCTGCAGAGAGTAAAGTAGAAGCTACTATAATCATTAATGGAACTCAACAATCCTTTTCTCAGCCAGCGGTCGTCATCAAAGGTGTGACTATGGTACCTATGAGAGCCATCTTTGAGAAGTTAGGAGCCACGATTTTATTCAACCAGCAATCGAAAGAGGTCACTGCTACTAAAGGATCGACTACAATCAAGATTACTATTGATAGTAAAATAGCTTATGTTAATGGGAAAATACAAACCCTAACAACAAAGGCCCAGACCCTTAATAATGTGACAATAGTCCCCTTGCGTTTTGTCTCCGAGGCATTGGGAGCTAATGTTGGTTGGGATGCATCCACTCTGACTGTTAATATTAGCGATCAGAGTATATCCGATCCATCATCAGCAAAGTCTACCGAGTCTTCTTACACCGATAGAACTGGTCGTGTTGTAACTAAAGGTATTGATTTAAACATTGCATACAATAATAATGGTCTTGTAATACCTTCCTTTACTTTACAACTACGTTCTTTTGAAGGGAATGTAATAAACACAGTTGAAGTAAGTGGGAGGAATTTTAATAAGGATATGCAACAATATGAAGTGAAATTCCCAGTAAAAGAATATAGATTGGGTGATAAGTTTCAAATATATCTTTTAAAGGCTGAAACAAATATCCATAGCCTTGTAATTCTCAGGAATACTTTTATCGATGAGGATTACTTATCATCACAAACAGAACTGAAAGTTGGGAATTTTTTTCCTTTGACAATAGTTGCTGTTGACTATGAAATTGACGAAAAAGGTACGTTAGGTTTGGAACTCGATCCTTCTGAACATCTTCCTATAGATGGTTATCTTAAGATTAATTAG
- a CDS encoding RCC1 repeat-containing protein, whose amino-acid sequence MGKYFQRIDTEVRGKLFGISLILIIVLLLTSAFPIISEASEVGIKSQELQSTSQGKTHTLLLKKDGSLWAHGSNQNGKLGAGSWEELAETVGVKGMSQVKTMSAGDDFSLAVKNNGSVWAWGGNYYGQIGDGSDTYRNTPVQIIGISDVIEVSAGSSYSLALKRDGTVWEWGWNFADYFTEGDRHDIRVPRQVKELSDIIAISVGRTHAVVLKKDGTVWAWGQNNMQQLGDGTKGDHFTPVQVQGLDQITAIAGGRDHSIALRSDGTVWVWGHNGLGQQGDNIYTSRLFPQQVPGLSEIISISAKGNHSLALSKSNVLWAWGSPLSKDGSYWVWSSESVVTSDEGANPVQVKGLSNQEISNVWAGFSGFTVKFKDGNVQVVDVVYSRNQFPGIFAGGNSSMALDNDGKLWSWGYLNQVSLLGIMGYTIDRPLLSTTISDAVDMSAGNNFIIALKKDGTVWGWGENKYGQLGNQTFDWNEIPFVADYRMELKNSETQKIENTSWSLKVMPALQIKGLTQAKAVEAGQGHSIALLKDGTVRTLGKNTTGQLGNGTVKNSNVPVRVQGLNGITTVSVGNSHSLALKNNGKVWSWGSNEFGQLGNGTNKISIIPTEVKGLTNVIAVQAGANHSLALKKDGTLWTWGNNINGQLGNGAKVNQNKPVQVKNLTKVVSISAGTVHSIAITQDGQLWGWGNNNYRQIGVSQYGDITTPVKSSLLSNTMAVSAGAYHTIILRKDGSVWSLGLNDEGQLGIASSNTETSFPREITFPIKDSWNAKCIITNL is encoded by the coding sequence GTGGGGAAATACTTTCAAAGAATAGATACGGAAGTACGTGGTAAGCTATTTGGCATATCGTTAATCTTAATAATAGTGCTTCTTCTAACATCTGCTTTTCCAATTATCTCTGAAGCGTCTGAAGTAGGTATAAAGTCACAAGAATTACAATCTACTTCCCAAGGCAAAACACATACCTTATTACTTAAGAAGGACGGCAGCCTGTGGGCGCATGGATCTAATCAGAATGGGAAACTCGGCGCCGGATCATGGGAAGAACTTGCGGAGACAGTAGGGGTTAAGGGAATGTCTCAAGTCAAGACCATGTCTGCGGGAGATGACTTCTCACTAGCGGTTAAGAATAATGGGTCTGTTTGGGCTTGGGGCGGTAATTATTATGGTCAAATTGGAGATGGCTCCGATACTTACCGAAATACACCTGTACAGATAATAGGGATTTCTGATGTCATTGAAGTATCTGCGGGGAGTTCATATAGTCTTGCGCTTAAGAGAGATGGAACTGTTTGGGAATGGGGTTGGAATTTCGCTGACTATTTCACTGAGGGAGATCGACATGATATTCGAGTTCCAAGGCAAGTTAAGGAGTTATCAGATATTATAGCTATCTCTGTAGGTAGAACTCATGCTGTCGTTCTGAAAAAAGACGGAACAGTCTGGGCTTGGGGACAAAATAACATGCAACAACTTGGAGATGGTACAAAGGGGGATCATTTCACCCCTGTTCAGGTACAAGGATTAGATCAAATCACTGCTATTGCTGGGGGGAGAGACCATTCTATTGCACTTCGCAGTGATGGCACTGTCTGGGTGTGGGGACATAATGGGTTGGGACAACAAGGTGATAATATTTATACATCTAGATTATTCCCCCAACAAGTTCCCGGATTAAGTGAAATTATATCAATTTCAGCAAAAGGCAATCATTCCTTAGCTTTAAGTAAGAGTAATGTACTTTGGGCTTGGGGATCGCCGCTCAGTAAAGATGGAAGCTACTGGGTTTGGTCATCTGAGAGTGTAGTTACCTCAGATGAGGGTGCTAACCCTGTGCAAGTAAAGGGCTTATCCAACCAGGAAATTAGCAACGTATGGGCAGGATTTAGCGGTTTTACTGTGAAGTTTAAAGACGGAAATGTTCAAGTGGTTGATGTAGTATATTCTCGAAATCAATTTCCAGGAATCTTTGCAGGTGGCAATAGTTCTATGGCTCTCGACAATGATGGTAAACTATGGTCGTGGGGATATTTGAATCAGGTCTCTCTCTTAGGAATTATGGGCTACACTATTGATCGACCGTTATTATCAACTACTATAAGTGATGCTGTTGACATGTCAGCAGGTAATAATTTCATTATTGCGCTCAAGAAGGATGGCACTGTATGGGGCTGGGGAGAAAATAAATACGGACAGCTCGGTAATCAAACTTTTGATTGGAATGAAATTCCTTTTGTGGCTGATTATAGAATGGAATTGAAAAATTCAGAAACTCAGAAAATTGAAAATACTTCTTGGAGTTTGAAGGTGATGCCTGCTCTGCAGATTAAAGGTCTGACACAAGCTAAAGCAGTAGAAGCCGGACAGGGGCATTCTATTGCACTGCTCAAGGATGGGACTGTCCGTACTTTGGGAAAGAATACCACGGGACAACTCGGGAACGGGACTGTTAAAAACAGTAATGTACCAGTAAGAGTACAGGGACTCAATGGGATCACTACTGTATCTGTGGGAAATAGCCACTCCCTGGCACTAAAAAATAATGGGAAAGTATGGTCTTGGGGATCAAACGAATTCGGCCAATTGGGTAATGGAACTAATAAAATAAGTATTATACCTACAGAAGTGAAGGGATTGACTAACGTAATTGCAGTACAAGCAGGTGCGAATCATTCTCTTGCCCTAAAAAAAGATGGAACGCTCTGGACTTGGGGCAACAACATTAACGGACAGCTTGGTAATGGAGCAAAAGTAAACCAGAATAAACCCGTCCAGGTCAAGAATCTAACAAAAGTTGTTTCAATTAGCGCTGGCACAGTGCACTCAATTGCAATCACTCAGGATGGTCAATTATGGGGTTGGGGGAATAATAATTATAGGCAAATTGGAGTTAGTCAGTATGGTGATATAACAACACCGGTTAAGTCTTCATTGTTATCAAACACCATGGCAGTGTCAGCAGGTGCATACCATACAATTATACTGAGAAAAGATGGTTCTGTTTGGTCGTTAGGTTTAAACGATGAAGGGCAATTGGGAATTGCTAGTTCTAACACTGAAACATCATTTCCTAGGGAGATAACATTCCCTATCAAAGATAGTTGGAACGCGAAATGTATCATCACAAATTTATAA
- a CDS encoding helix-turn-helix transcriptional regulator gives MKLSEARNVKSLTQEKISRLINVSLKHYQNIEHGITTPTVNIALHICEILEVDPRDIDEWKDRRPSV, from the coding sequence TTGAAACTCAGTGAAGCTAGAAATGTTAAAAGTCTTACACAGGAGAAAATAAGTCGATTAATTAATGTATCTTTGAAACACTATCAAAATATAGAACATGGGATTACAACGCCAACTGTTAATATTGCTTTGCATATCTGCGAGATACTTGAAGTTGACCCTAGAGATATTGATGAATGGAAAGATAGAAGACCATCCGTTTAA